The sequence AGGTTGACGATCATGGGGCGCTCGGGCCCCGCATCCCAGGCCGCAATGGCCGCGTTGCACACGGCCAGCGACACCTCCAGCTCGGCCATGCAAAAGGTCTCGGGCGAGTACTGCAGCACCCACTGCGTCTCGGGGTGCTGGTCTGTCAGCCGTTTGAGCAGGCCCACATGCTGCTCCACCATGGCGATGATTTGCGGCACCTCCATGCCAAACACGATCTCGCGAAAGGCCGGGGCAATGGCGTTGTACAGGTGCACGATCACGCGGCGTGCGCCGGCCGCGCTGCGCACCGTGGTGGTGATCAGGTCTTCGCGCAGCTGGGTGATCACCATGGGGGTGACGTCATCGGGGATCAGACCGTCATCAATCAGATGGCGAACGATGTCGAAATCGGTCTGCGAGGCCGAGGGGAAGCCGACCTCGATTTCCTTGAAGCCTATGCGCACCAGCTCGTGAAACAGCCGCAGCTTGCGCTCGCGGTTCATGGGCTCGAACAAAGCCTGGTTGCCGTCGCGCAAATCGGTAGACAGCCAGATGGGAGCCTGCGTCAGCTGGCGCGCAGGCCATTGGCGCTCCGGCAAGTTCACCACCGGATAGGCACGGTATTTTTGAGAAGGTTGAGTCAACATCACTACCTCGTTACAGGGGAAACACAACACCTGGTTTCCCTGCGCGAAGCAGCTACGGTCGGGGCCTGGGGAAACCAGGATGGGACGGTGCGCACATGCGTGCGTACGGGCCCCGACACAGGGTCAGAGCGCGTAGGCCTAGGGAGTGCATGTGGAAAACGGTCACGGTAGCAAGCTGGGGTGCAAACAGAATGCAGCCACTTTAGACTGCGGTCTTCTGGCTATCTATCAAAAATTGGCCATTCGTTTTATTGATTTGGACATGTGAATGGGTTTTGCATCCCCCACGCGCGGCGGCCATGCGCTGGATCTGCTGCAGGCCGAAAACTCCGCCCTGGCCGTGACCGGTGTGGTCCAGCGCTACCCCGCAGGCCATGTGGTGCCGGCGCACAGCCACCGGCGCGGGCATTTGCTCTATGCCATCGAGGGTGTGCTGCTGGTCGAAGCCGACAGCGGCCAATGGCTGGTGCCGCCCACGGCGGCGGTGTGGCTGCGCCCCGAGGTGATCCACCGCATCACCGCCACCGTACCGGTGTGCGTGCACGGCATTTTTATCGACCAGGCACTGGCTACAGCCCTGCCTGAGCAGGACTGTGTGCTGCACATCAGCCCGCTGGCGCGCGAGCTGATTGCCGTCCTGGTGCAGCTGCCCCACCAAGCTCCGCATTCGCCGCGTGACGCCCTGCTGGGCGCACTGCTGGTGGAAGAACTCAAGGCCGTGGCAGCCCTGCCTTTTTATTTGCCTTGGCCCGAAGATGCCCAGATGCGCCGGCTGTGCCAGGCCCTGGTGCAAGCACCGCAGGACCAGGCCAGCGCGGAGGACTGGGCCCAGCGCCTGGCCATGAGCAGCAAGACGCTGCAGCGCCGTTTTCTGAAAAGCACGGGCATGAACCTGGGCCAGTGGCGGCAAAAAATGCGCTTGATGGCCTCGGTGGAGTTGCTGTTGCAGGGCCGGCCCATTACCCAGGCAGCGCTGGAAAGCGGCTATGAAAGCCATAGCGCCTATTCGGTGGCGTTTAAAAAGCAGTTTGGGTGTTCGCCTTCGGAGTTTGTGGCGGTGGGGCGTGGGCGTTAGAGCATCTGTCTTGCGCTTGCATACCCGCTTGGCCGTGATCAGAAGGCTGTCATTGCCTGGGTATTTCATTAAATATACACTGTATGTTTAATGAGGAGGGGTTTATGGCGACTGCACATGTATTCATCGCGACCAGCCTGGACGGCTTTATCGCGCGACCCGATGGCAGCCTGGATTGGCTGCTGCAGCGTGACCATGCCGGCGAGGACCATGGCTACACGGATTTCATGGCCGACAAGGACGCCATCGTGATGGGGCACGGCACCTACACCACCGTCGCGGATATGAAGCCCTGGCCCTATGATCGCCCGGCCTATGTGTTGACCAAGACCTTGGCCGGCACGCCTGTGCCCGAAAGCCAGCAAGGCAAGGTCTTTTTCCTGGATCTGACGCCCCAGGAGTTGCTGGCCAAGCTGGCGCGTGAGCAGGTGCAAAAGGTCTATGTGGATGGCGGGAAATTGGTGCAGTCCTTTTTGCGGGAAGGGCTGGTCCAGGACATGGTCATCACCACGGTGCCCGTGCTGATTGGGGCCGGCAGGCCTTTGTTTGGCGCGCTGGCCAAGGATATTGATCTGGAGCTTGTGTCCAGCCAGCGCTTTCCTTCCGGCATGGTGCAATGCAAATACCGCGTGCTCCCATGAGCCGCCCGCGCGGACGCCCTGCCAAAGGTGAAGGTCTGTCCAAAGACGACATTCTTTCTGCAGCGCTTGCACTGCTGGATGAGGGCGGCGGCACAGGACTGACGATGCGCGCGCTTGCCGCGAGCCTGGGCATTACGCCGATGAGCCTCTACCACCATGTGGCGGATCACGCCGCACTGCTGCGCGCATTGGCAGACAAGGTGTATGGCGGGGTGCGGGAAGAGAGCGCATGTGGCGCAGACCCGGTTTGCGCCATCCGGCAGCTTTTGCAGCGCTATTACGCGGTCGTCACACAGCACCCCCAGTTGACGCTGGCCATCTTCTCCGAACCACAAGCCTTTGCCGGGGTGAACCAGGAGATCACAGACCAGCTGACGTCATGGCTGGCGGCCTTGACCTCCGACGCTGCGCTGTGGCGGGACATCCTGATTGACCATGCCCATGGCTGTGGTCTTGCACGGGTTGCGGTTGCCGCCGACCCGGCGCAGGCAGCGCTTTTGCAGGCGCGGTATCTGCAAGCGCTGGATTGCTTGCTGGCGCAAATCGGAAGCGGCGGCAGCCGCTAGCCTGTGTGCGCCTGCCGTAAAAAATAATGCCCTGAACTGCCTTTCAGGCTGGCAGCAAGGGCATGTCGTGCTCTGTTT comes from Comamonas sp. GB3 AK4-5 and encodes:
- a CDS encoding helix-turn-helix domain-containing protein; amino-acid sequence: MGFASPTRGGHALDLLQAENSALAVTGVVQRYPAGHVVPAHSHRRGHLLYAIEGVLLVEADSGQWLVPPTAAVWLRPEVIHRITATVPVCVHGIFIDQALATALPEQDCVLHISPLARELIAVLVQLPHQAPHSPRDALLGALLVEELKAVAALPFYLPWPEDAQMRRLCQALVQAPQDQASAEDWAQRLAMSSKTLQRRFLKSTGMNLGQWRQKMRLMASVELLLQGRPITQAALESGYESHSAYSVAFKKQFGCSPSEFVAVGRGR
- a CDS encoding TetR/AcrR family transcriptional regulator, which translates into the protein MSRPRGRPAKGEGLSKDDILSAALALLDEGGGTGLTMRALAASLGITPMSLYHHVADHAALLRALADKVYGGVREESACGADPVCAIRQLLQRYYAVVTQHPQLTLAIFSEPQAFAGVNQEITDQLTSWLAALTSDAALWRDILIDHAHGCGLARVAVAADPAQAALLQARYLQALDCLLAQIGSGGSR
- a CDS encoding dihydrofolate reductase family protein, whose protein sequence is MATAHVFIATSLDGFIARPDGSLDWLLQRDHAGEDHGYTDFMADKDAIVMGHGTYTTVADMKPWPYDRPAYVLTKTLAGTPVPESQQGKVFFLDLTPQELLAKLAREQVQKVYVDGGKLVQSFLREGLVQDMVITTVPVLIGAGRPLFGALAKDIDLELVSSQRFPSGMVQCKYRVLP